A region from the Vicia villosa cultivar HV-30 ecotype Madison, WI linkage group LG3, Vvil1.0, whole genome shotgun sequence genome encodes:
- the LOC131658560 gene encoding agamous-like MADS-box protein AGL80 yields the protein MARRKLKLALIENNTARKSAYKNRKKGLVKKVDQLATLCGIEACAIIYGPDDHHPVVWPSPSGVQNVLSKFMTSPEFEQRKKMVNQDSFLNQRISKAQMKLKKQSRDNRENETTMLMFQCLDAGKVVQNDMSGAGLNDLAWMIDQNLKKIDRRLESGDNEMNIHQNHSENEIMTAQRQDQLQMEPPLLLPLPPLLPPTTDNNDEIAMMSHGNLQTAPPLPLLPPPPPPPPPPTEPNNDEMALMSHGHVGMATNNNDMMFMDMLMNDDEWW from the coding sequence ATGGCTAGAAGAAAGTTGAAACTCGCTCTCATTGAGAATAATACCGCAAGAAAATCAGCATACAAGAATAGGAAGAAGGGTTTAGTGAAGAAGGTTGATCAACTAGCAACCCTTTGCGGTATCGAGGCTTGTGCAATAATTTATGGCCCCGACGATCATCATCCTGTAGTCTGGCCATCGCCGTCCGGAGTCCAAAATGTGCTTTCGAAATTCATGACATCGCCTGAGTTTGAACAAAGAAAAAAGATGGTGAATCAAGATAGTTTTCTGAATCAAAGGATTTCAAAGGCTCAAATGAAACTTAAAAAGCAATCGAGAGACAACCGAGAGAATGAGACGACCATGCTGATGTTTCAATGCCTCGATGCTGGGAAGGTCGTGCAAAACGATATGTCGGGTGCTGGTTTAAATGATCTTGCCTGGATGATTGATCAGAACTTGAAAAAGATTGATAGAAGGTTGGAATCAGGTGATAACGAAATGAATATTCACCAAAATCATTCTGAAAATGAAATCATGACGGCTCAAAGGCAAGACCAACTCCAAATGGAACCGCCACTGCTACTACCACTGCCGCCGCTGCTACCACCAACCACGGACAATAATGATGAAATTGCAATGATGAGTCATGGCAATCTCCAAACGGCACCACCACTGCCACTCCTACCACCaccgccaccaccaccaccaccaccaaccGAGCCTAATAATGATGAAATGGCATTGATGAGTCATGGCCATGTTGGGATGGCTACGAATAACAATGACATGATGTTTATGGACatgttgatgaatgatgatgaatggtGGTGA